In Brachyhypopomus gauderio isolate BG-103 chromosome 11, BGAUD_0.2, whole genome shotgun sequence, a single genomic region encodes these proteins:
- the chrm1a gene encoding muscarinic acetylcholine receptor M1: MNVTEGIFNLSTSFNATEEHAGDGIAWRTAMITLITVPLSAITVVGNILVIISFRVNPLLRTVSNYFLLSLAVADLILGTISMNLYTTYILIGRWTLGNLACDVWLAVDYVASNASVMNLLVISFDRYLSVTRPLTYRVRRTTKRAALLIGLAWGVSFVLWAPAIMFWQYIVGKRTVAEDQCSVQFLSQPVITFGTAIAAFYLPVCVMVILYWQVYRETEKRSKHLAGLMGSEGNNTNKSGQRSGHQNSQCRSSNASQNQDRTTQPESEHNPTTLCSSITHCTATWWKKRKKPCTKPPSYAADEPGTGYSSPSGEEKQNTATIHLVSMPESHLDSVNDSDFDSDTSDVDCQSGSLQSLSQTTAPTRASVLQRAARQSRKPRGWSLIREKKAARTLCAILLAFIVTWTPYNIMVLVSTFCEDCVPDGLWQLGYWLCYVNSTVNPVCYALCNKHFRVTFKALLLCRWKEQRRGNTRQGR; encoded by the exons ATGAATGTCACGGAAGGCATATTTAATCTGTCCACTTCATTCAATGCCACAGAGGAGCACGCTGGTGATGGCATTGCCTGGAGGACAGCCATGATCACCCTAATCACCGTCCCCCTCTCAGCCATCACCGTCGTGGGCAACATTCTCGTCATCATCTCCTTCCGCGTAAACCCGCTGCTCCGGACCGTCAGTAACTATTTCTTGTTAAGCCTGGCAGTGGCTGACCTCATCCTTGGCACCATCTCAATGAACCTGTACACAACCTACATTCTGATTGGCCGCTGGACATTAGGGAATCTGGCCTGTGATGTCTGGTTGGCTGTGGATTATGTGGCAAGCAACGCTTCTGTCATGAACCTGCTGGTCATCAGCTTCGACCGCTACTTGTCTGTCACACGTCCTCTGACCTATCGGGTCAGGCGGACAACCAAACGAGCGGCTCTGTTGATTGGCCTGGCCTGGGGCGTATCGTTTGTCCTTTGGGCGCCAGCGATTATGTTCTGGCAGTACATAGTGGGCAAGAGGACAGTCGCAGAGGACCAGTGTTCAGTCCAGTTCTTGTCTCAGCCTGTGATCACGTTTGGGACAGCCATCGCTGCCTTCTACCTGCCGGTCTGTGTGATGGTGATCCTGTACTGGCAGGTGTACCGAGAGACAGAGAAACGGTCCAAGCATCTGGCTGGGTTAATGGGTTCCGAAGGAAATAACACAAACAAATCTGGCCAG AGATCCGGTCATCAGAACTCCCAGTGCAGAAGCAGCAATGCAAGCCAGAACCAGGACAGAACCACACAGCCAGAATCCGAGCATAACCCCACAACTCTGTGTTCCTCCATCACTCACTGCACAGCGACATggtggaagaagaggaagaagccATGCACCAAACCCCCTTCGTATGCTGCAGATGAGCCTGGCACGGGCTACAGCTCCCCCAGTGGGGAGGAGAAGCAGAACACTGCAACCATTCACCTTGTCAGCATGCCTGAAAGTCACCTGGACTCTGTGAACGATTCTGACTTTGATTCGGACACCAGTGACGTGGACTGTCAGTCAGGCAGCCTGCAGTCACTCAGCCAGACAACGGCACCTACGAGAGCGTCTGTTTTGCAAAGAGCAGCGCGGCAAAGCCGAAAGCCCCGTGGCTGGTCTCTGATCAGGGAGAAGAAAGCTGCACGGACCCTGTGTGCCATCCTCCTGGCCTTCATAGTGACATGGACGCCCTATAACATCATGGTGCTGGTGTCCACGTTCTGTGAGGACTGTGTCCCTGACGGGCTTTGGCAGCTGGGATACTGGCTCTGCTATGTGAACAGCACAGTAAACCCTGTCTGCTATGCACTGTGCAACAAGCACTTCCGGGTCACCTTCAAGGCTTTGCTCCTCTGCAGGTGGAAGGAACAAAGGAGGGGGAACACGCGTCAAGGCCGCTAA